The following coding sequences are from one Nilaparvata lugens isolate BPH chromosome 6, ASM1435652v1, whole genome shotgun sequence window:
- the LOC120351858 gene encoding uncharacterized protein LOC120351858, whose protein sequence is MSNDTRSKWKCIVCKSVAVAGKQQKQISSADGASAGDKAALSTVVEAGVAVSTQSAAAPSTFTSTSSRPTTTLSQADLQAIGQVVKQLIQSELPPDFKTDFAEFKKSIQFISEEFESFKNDLTSIKLENEKIKKDNEKLKSDNEKLKTDIADLQSYSRRDNIVVTGITETNNECVNEVFNMLSKTIGSELTARDISVAHRLPSKKKDIIKPIVIKFVRRQDKMSWMGHFRLASSQDNSGAGISAKNISAVLPETRVMAYEHLIPSTLELLNTTRTIAREKGYRFVWVRDGNILVKKDETSKNVLHIKSDVDLSKM, encoded by the coding sequence ATGTCAAATGACACTAGAAGTAAATGGAAATGTATAGTGTGTAAGTCGGTGGCAGTAGCGGGTAAACAGCAGAAGCAGATAAGCAGTGCAGACGGCGCCAGTGCGGGTGACAAAGCGGCATTGTCCACTGTGGTTGAGGCGGGGGTCGCGGTGTCAACACAGAGTGCCGCCGCTCCGTCTACCTTCACTTCTActagtagtaggcctacaactACTCTCTCACAGGCTGACCTTCAAGCGATCGGCCAAGTTGTTAAACAGCTGATTCAATCGGAGTTGCCGCCAGATTTCAAAACTGACTTCGCTGAGTTTAAAAAATcgattcaattcatttcggaggaatttgaaagtttcaaaaatgatttaacATCCATCAAGCTggagaatgaaaaaattaaaaaggacaatgaaaaattgaaaagtgataatgaaaaactgaaaacagaTATTGCGGACCTACAATCTTACAGTCGTAGAGATAATATTGTGGTTACCGGAATAACAGAAACAAATAACGAATGTGTCAATGAGGTTTTTAATATGCTTTCAAAAACGATTGGAAGTGAGTTAACTGCTAGAGACATAAGTGTTGCTCATCGCCTTCCCAGTAAGAAGAAAGACATCATCAAACCGATAGTAATTAAATTCGTACGTCGTCAAGATAAGATGTCATGGATGGGTCATTTTCGTCTAGCATCTTCGCAGGACAATAGTGGGGCTGGTATATCGGCGAAAAACATTTCAGCTGTTCTACCTGAAACAAGGGTGATGGCTTACGAACATTTGATACCTTCAACGCTTGAACTGCTAAATACGACCAGAACAATCGCTCGGGAGAAAGGATATCGCTTTGTGTGGGTACGTGATGGTAATATTCTTGTCAAAAAAGACGAAACCAGTAAGAATGTTTTACATATTAAAAGTGATGTGGACCTTTCTAAGATGTAA